The genomic region GGTGGGATTTTGGCCGGTGGTGGCATGGGTAGTGGCCTGGTGGGTTTCAAAATTCAGACCAATAAGAAAAGAAATTGAATGGAAAGAAATAAAAAGGAAAATTAAATAAATTGAAACTAATTATTAAAATATAGATTAAATAATTAAAATAAAATAAAATAAAATATTATTTAAATATTTTAACTTCCGTCGCCTAAGAACTTAGGAGACAAAATATATTTTGTCGCTTAAGTAATTCTTAGGCGACGAAACATCTGATTCCGTCGCCTAATCACCTACCTCACGCTACCTAGTCGACGGATCTTAGTCGACGGAAATTCCGTCGCCTAAGTTCTTAGGAGATGAATTTTCTTACTTAGGCTACGAAATATTTCCGTCGCCTAAGTGTTGTTTTCCAATAGTGTCATCTTAGCATCCAGATAGGTTTACCAAAGGCTTAATCCATTTAATTTTATAACACAAACGAGAAAAGTCTAGAGTTAACTACCTTGGGAAATTCAATTACAATATAATCATTACCTAAATGCATGCATAAAGTTTAGAGTTTAGGTATCCAAGCAATAAGCAAACCAATCTTGTCTTTAAGTGGTTTTAGCTCACCACACACACACGTATACACACATGCATGGTGTGTTTTCATGCTCTTATTCGCCTAAAGGTAATCAATGTACGCAAAACATCATGTCAGGACAAACTAGAGGTGGCAAACGGGCTGTTAAGCACGAGCACGGCACGTTTAAAAGCGGCCCGGCACGGCCTAAGCCCGTTATTCTAATGGGTCGGGCTGGGCTTAGAAAAATGAACCCATGGGCCCGGCCCGGTCCGAGCCCGTTATAGGCCCGGCCCGGCCCGGCCCAAGCACGATAATATGAGGCCCACGGCCCGGCCCACTATAAAATATAATTTTATAAATATGAAGATAACATATTTATAAATAATAAACTTAGTTTTGAGTGTGAACAATATACTTGTAGTCGGTAGTTGATAAACTACCTTCCCTGCCCATAGACCAGTCATGAAACTTGTAAACCGACATCCAGGCTACCTCGCTATGGTGAAAGATCATCGGTACCACATCGAGAAAGTGCTCGCCCAAGCTCCACAAAAAGACATCATAAGAAGATATATGTGTAATTAGTCCCCGGAAACATAATGTGTGAGGGAACTTTCCTTAGTTATAAAAAGAAGGCTTCCCATATGTAGAAAGGCTCTCTGGAAGGACTGATAATAAGGGACTGAACCTCTCTCTCCCGATCCTAAAGGCCTATTGGCCATGATAGTAGATTGTAAAGTGGACGTAGCCATGCCCTCTGATGGCATGGTGAACCACTATACGTGCTTGTCTCTTGCCCATGATTGTTTATATTCGTGTTCCACCGTGATTCTACATGGTCCTCCTGGATTATGCAGAAACATTTGGCGCCGTCTGTGGGAATCAGTACAAAAAGTCACGTTACTCTGCCTCCGAGAGGCAGTTTATTCAAAGTCCATGAGAGCAATAGGTCCATCGGGAGGTGCGCAAGCCCAGCAAAGGGCTAGCTAGGCAGTGGGCCAGCAAGGGTCCAGCCCGGTCCAGCCAGCAAGGGTCCAGCCCGGTCCAGCCATCTGGGCCCAATGTATCAGCAGGTCAAGTCCTAGTGACTTGCCCGGGGTCTCTTTATCTACGGGACGTCACCAAGGTCAAGCACCCACAACTTGTGACCGGCGCCTCCAGCCGTCACCCGGAGATGATTCAGAGGGACCCGGAGAGTTTGCCGTGGCCAGTCTACTCCACCCACTCAGTGTCTCCAGCCTAGGATGAGATGTCGTCAAGAAGGAGGGAGCCTGCCTAGCATTCAGCCTCCGGGAAGCGGGTTTCAAGTTCGGGCCAAGCGTCTTCATGTCTGGTTGGCTGAGTTCATGAGGAGAGTTGTGCGAATTGGGATAAATTCGACGCCATTGATCAGGAGGCAAGGACTGGTCACGATGATATCTGGTTCGCATAAGGGCGAGTTGGCTTGCAGATCCGTTGTTATCACCCGCCGGCTCCCGGGTCCGACCCGAGTAACTCTTCCGGGACAGCTTGTCGACCGCCGGCCAGGAATGATTCGCCGGGCACCGGCGTGCTCTGCTCTCGGTCGGGTGGCCAATTGCTATGGACACCCATTGTCTCCAGAAAAGCCCTTCCCGGTAGCAATAAGTCATGTTCTTCCCGGTGAGTCGGTGACCTCACCTATGATCTGACCCTCCCGAGCTCGGCGACTCCAGATTGAAAAGAAAATAGTCAGTCCGGGAGCAGAGAAAGAAAAAAGTTGGTCACGAGCGGGAGCAGAACAATTGAAGGAGGATTGACCCCATGCAGTCTAACCTGCAAGCAGCGGGTCTCGGTTCCAAAAAAAAAAAAAAAGAAGGAAGAAAGAAGCACGGATCGTAAAAAAAAGGGATGTGGGAGAAGTACGTTAGTATGGGCAAGGGATGTTTCGGGTCCTGGTGGCTTTAAAAGTAAAGTCAAAAAAAAAAAAAAAAAACAACCACGATGGACACCCGGAGGAAAGGGCACCAAGCCCGGAGCTACTTAAATTCCTTGGTCACGAGTGGGATATGCAGCAGCAGTGCGAGCAGCTTGGATCTCGGAGGCCTTAAAAAAAAAAAAACGGTGGGGTGAGAAAGAAGAGGGAAACCTATAGCAACATGATACTACCCTCCTGGACCCTAACTTGGAAGTCAGTGTTCACAGTTCACACTCCTAGGCCTACTGGGTGCACCCATTCAGCAGCTATTTTCACAGATAAGTCTCTATCTCGTTGGTTTGTGAAAGTTCATAATATTTATGCCATGATTTCGTCCTACTTACAAGCCAACCTGTATGTATATGAGTATGCATGCTGGTCAGTAGGTTTTGGCATTAGACCGAGAGACATAAGTCATTAAAATCCCGAGTAATATCAAGCGGGATAGACATTAGACCGAGAGGCATAAGTCATTAAAATCCCGAATAACATCAAGCGGGATAGGCATTTCACCGAGAGATTGGCGTTCGACGTTCAATATTACACAATTGCATGAATCAATACTTAGTTGGCCCCATAATTGTGTTGATCAACTAAACTATGTAAACTGTTAATCGATCATTTGTTTATTGTGAAGGTACAACACACCTCGCCTGGCCAAGTAAGTTTTTTAAGGCCGGGAGTCGACGGACTTAATGATCACGGTGTACGTCAAGACAAGCAAGACCCGGAACACGCAAGACCCGTTCAACACACCTCTTAAGTACGGACTTGGGAGGACTGGGGCCGGGTGCCGGTTGATAAATGACTAGTCTATGGGCATTCTATATATCAAATCCCCACTCAAGACGCGTCTTGAACGGGAACTTGGGGGGACTTGTAGTCGGTAGTTGATAAACTACCTTCCCTGCCCATAGACCAGTCATGAAACTTGTAAACCGACATCCAGGCTACCTCGTTATGGTGAAAGATCATCGGTACCACATCGGGAAAGTGCTCGCCCAAGCTCCACAAAAAGACATCATAAGAAGATATATGTGTAATTAGTCCCACATCGGAAACATAATGTGTGAGGGAACCTTCCTTAGTTATAAAAAGAAGGCTTCCCATATGTAGAAAGGCTCTCTGGAAGGACTGATAATAAGGGACTGAACCTCTCTCTCCCGATCCCAAAGGCCTATTGGCCATGATAGTAGATTGTAAAGTGGACATAGCCATGCCCTCTGATGGCATGGTGAACCACTATACGTGCTTGTCTCTTGCCCATGATTGTTTATATTCGTGTTCCACCGTGATTCTACATGGTCCTCCGGGATTATGCAGAAACAATACTTATATTCTAATAATTATTTATTTGAGTATGAATTTGTATTCCCTTAGACTCATAAGAAGTTTTTGCCTAAAAATTTATTAATTGTAAGCATTTATCACTTATTTCTTTAGTTTGTTAACAAAGAAAAAAATGATCGATAGATTATGTGAATTAATTTTGGTTTGTAATCGTATCATATATAATTAAAAGTTGAGATTATGAGAGTAGAAGTGGTGGTATAAGACATTCATCTCGACCATTTTCAATTTTCGACACGAAACGGGCTCGACACAGCTCGTTCATGGGCCCGGGCTAGCCCGGCCCGAGCACGGCCCACCATGTTATGGGCTTGGGCTGTGGGTCGGGCTGGGCCTTACATTTGAGTAAATGGGTCGGCTCAAGCCCGAGCCCGAGCCCGAGCCCGAGCCCGTTAAGAAGTGGCCCGTCGTGAGCCAGCCCAAGCATGGCCCGAAACCCGATTAGACGGGCCGGGCCGGGCTAGGCGGGCCCGTTTGCCACCTCTAGGACAAACATATTAATTCAGATTAATAACGTCTAATAATGCATGAAAGTATTAAATTAGTCATAAGTGAGAATCATGATGATATGAAATTGCATTAATTTATAAACAAAGGTGTATCAATACAAGTAAGAAGTTTGGTTAGCTTTCAACACTAGCCCTAGGAAATTCACTACTCACTCATTTCTAGATAAACAAACTCAAACATCCTAAAATACATCAAAAGTAAAGAGTATAAAAAAGGGAAATGACTTATTCATGAAGATGATAGTAGCCGATACAGGTCATCAAAGTCATGAGTGTTGGGTGTATCCTTCTCCTTCCACTAAACTCTTGATGATGTAGAATGGTGACAGAGTTTCTAGTGATGATTTATGGGGATGGAGGGTTATGAAGGTGGAAATGGTAGCCGTGTAGAGAGAAAAGAGGATCTATGTGAGATGAAAATGAGAAGTGTATGTAGTCAAGTGTGAAAGTGAAGAATGGGTCTTGACTTCTCTGAAATATGATATCCCTTTGGTCTCATGGTGTGTAGAGATGCCTTTAAACACTTGGTTCTCAAATGGTCCCAAAACGATATCGAGAGCCAATGAGTGTTGGCATGAATGACAAGACACTTGCTTGAGTAGATTCACCATACCCAAATTCGAGCCCCAACAGTTGTTGATTACTGGAGACATGTGAGACCCATATGACACTAGTAAAAAGTGTTAGTATCCAGAGTGTTTGGGTCAGAGGCCCGAATATGTAGGATGTCTGTGGGCTTACAAGGTCAAACTTTGGGTCATCGGTGTCTTAATGCTAGATGTTGGTTGAGTTCCTATGACCACAGGTGGTTCATAAGGTTCCTGGTTTGGTTGGCTACTTCCGCCCAGTCTATATACCGATTATAAAAAAATGATATGGAGACAAAAGACAGTGTGTAATAAGAATTTTGAACTTTAATTGGTAGCACAAATCTCTCCTTATAAGTGACAGGTCGTGAGTTCGACTCAAAATAGACTTATTGTGTCATATTAGTTGTTTATTTGATAAAAAAATAACATATCAAAATAAACTAACTCATTACAAAAAAGACAGTAGAACCTAAATGGACACTATGTTGCTGCTCTATCCCGCCACATAGAACATGCACAATCTGTTGGCATATATATGGAGGCAGAATCCATGAGAGCTGGGCTGGTTATAGCTATCCATCAACAATGGAAGGAGATTGAGCTTGAGAGTCACTGTGCGATGGTAATACCAGCCCTAGCGAAGGAATATATGGACTTGTCTAATGTTGGAGTGATTCTTGGTGATTGCAGGTGTACTATTTGCAAGCATTTAGTTTCATTTCACTAAGGCATGTCTTTCATGAAACAAATGGTGTTGCACATAAATTAGCACGCCTTGTTAGTGTTACTTTGTAAAATGATTTTTAGATAGATGATACACTTGATATTATTCAGGATGTCCTTTTAGAGGATAGTTGTACGACATTTCGAGGTTTAGGCAATATGTCCCCCTCGGTGTACTATCCAAATGATATTTACTATATACTAATACTGGTACAGCCCATATACTGTTCATAAGGACCCATGCGAAGTTACTTTTCCGTCCCTATTTCCTGATTAATCACGAATTTGCCCACAGGTGCGAAATTACACATTTGCCCTTCTTATCATGAAAAATCACAGCTTTGCCACTGCAGTTGGTTTCAGTCACAGCCCAGTAAAAGACCATTTTGCCCTTTCTCTCATATCTTTTTACAATTTTGCCACTCAATTTTCAGATACCTTTCATTAAAATTATAAAAAGACTATTTTACCCTACTCAGATAGCTTTATTACTGATTTGTCATGCTTCTATTCTAAATCCTGCAGCAACGCACGGGTCACTGCCTAGTTAATAATACAATAGAAAAGAGGACTTCTCCGACCTAACAGCTAGGCTGGGAGCCTGCCTTATAAAAAAATAATATACAGTAGAACCTAGCTAGATATTAACACGTACATGTGCACGGAGACGTTGATGATCCAGCAACCTAAAGTTGAGGTATATATAGAACTTGTGGTGTGGGTATTTCCTGGTCCATCTGCAGCAGCTTCTGAATGAATGAATGGTCATAGGTCTACCACTGTCCTCTCTATGAATGCATATGCATATACTGGATTATACTAGCGGACCCACGACACCATGTCTCCACTCTCGAGTCTCGACCCGCTGCTGCCCATCCGTGATAACTTGCATCTGTGCCTTTAGCCTTTAGGGGTTTTGGGTTCCTTCCTTGTTCATTGCTAGAAGGAAAAAAAAGAAAAAAGAAGAAGACTAATTTAACTAATTTACTACAGTTTTTATATTCTCATACATCATTGTTCTCTTACGTTATGTCTGTGCTTGAAGATGAGTGCGTGGTAGCTAGGAATGAATAATGAATCCGGAAGAGCTTGATTCGGTTTGTCGTGCTGCCAAAGGACTCGAGGAGACTACTATTACCACCACAATACTAATCCTGATGAAGCAGAGATGAAGTCCTCTCCCGGTAATTAGCTTTTTGTAGGTAATCTGAATCCACTCTATACTGATGATGAGTTGTTGCACTTAGCTTTCTCATATTTTGGAACTGTGAAATCGACAAGTACAATCCATGACCGCAATACTGAAGAACGTTCATGCCATGGCTTCATAGAATTTGAAACCAAACAGGCATGTGAACAATATATGAAAGGATATCGTGTACAACTGAAAGTGACCAAAACTCCAAAAGTTCAACACAAGCAAGCAAAGAAAATTCAGCCCTGCACTCGAGAAATAATAGAGAGACATCAAAGCTAGCTAGCTATCACTCCTATCAGCTTTGCAACAGAGAGAAACCATATAATATATATACAGATATTTAATTGTTCAAGGATAGGCCATTTCCACAGTTGCTACCAAAACCAGCTTTTATCAACAATCAATGTTAGTTGAAAAACTTGCACCAAATGGGTTTTGGTCCTATAACATTTGATAGTCGTGATGTATATATATGTCCTTTGAACTTTATACAAAACCAGCATAACTTGAGCCTTAGTCAAACAATTCCCAATCTTGAGTTATCTTGGTAGAAGATTTCATTGAGGTTGGAGCATGCAGGCTTCCAACCCCCAATTCAAAACTCTGCCATTTTGTAGTCACCGAGACAGCGTTGCTACTCTTGCTGAACGGATTAGAGTTTCTTGCTTTTAGATTGTCGAGTGTGTCAACTAAACTCTGTACACGACGAACCTATCACAAAAGATGCACAATGTGATTCTCCATTGATCTATATAAAATCATAGTGAACTTTTAAAATGAAATCTCAAGTAGTTACTTCTGAGGCCTTATGCAGACACTCTTCACGATATCTGTACTGTGCTTGCTCAAATTTCGAGTCACTGCAAATAACATTCCCATTTTCCAGTTCTAGACCATCTATGTCATGAGCTAACTCTATTGCTAATTTCATACACGTGCAATCTATTCATAACATGATGCTAATATTTTCAAAGAATAAATGAGCACAAACCTCTACCCGCCTCTGTACTTTTGCTTCTCCGTCTGCTTCAATGGAATCCAATTTGAGCAACTCCGCCATGAGCAACTCTGTTAAAACCACAATCTCCTTATCTGCGACCTTGGTACCATTGCAGAGTGTTGTCTCCATATCCACAATCTACAGTTATTGACAAACTAATTAGCTTATAGGATTCCATACAGAGAAAAAAAAAAAAAGAACTTAGTCAAGCAGCATATTGCAACCTTTTGAGAGAGCTTGTCAACTTGTGCTCTAACCTTGGCAACCTCTTCATAGGCTTTCAGTATACCTTGATTTTTGTTCATTTCCTCAAGTTTCTTCTCTTTGCTAGCTGGGTCTTCCAATAACATAATCTTAGACATATCTTTTACACCTGCGATGTGCAAACATTCAACATCATCCTTCTCTTTTCCTCTATACAACAATCTTTGCGCCTTTGGCTCTAAGCCAGTCTCATTTGCAAGAACTCTCTTCAGATCGCCTTTCATTCAACCAAAAGTAAACATAAGTAACGAAATGCTTAATGATAAACCACAAGTATCACAGTCTATCTAATTCCATAACATCCAAAATGCCAAGTCCAACACAAAAACGGTAAGCAGCAGAAGACCAAGCTTTGGAAAAACAGAAATGTGTATCAGAATTGAGAAATGATATATGTTATTAAAATTTTAAAAAAAGAAAAAACAAAGCAAAGAAACGATAATTAGCAGAACTCAAGAACCAACCTTTAGAGAACCCTGTTCCTACATTGGAATGTATAGACATATATATGAACCTAAACATGCATGCATACAAACTCCTGATAAAAGAACTCCAGCTTTAACTTTGATCACTTTATCAAGTACAGCAATGCTCGTACCAAGAAACGTTCATGCATTTAAATGAAAAAATCAACTATATTGGCTTCAGATTTTCCATCAAGAACTCAAATTGAACACAGGGATTAGTTGATCCCAAAATTCAGTAAATGCCTACAATCATGAGGAAAGAACCAAAGAAGCCAGAAAGTAATGAATGCGATGATTACCAAAAGTTGATCGAGAATGTACAGTGACATCGTGGTAATAAGAATCATGGGAAACCTTGATCTTGATCATAGGCCCAGAAGAGGCATCGGCAATGTCTCGTTTTTGGACAAGCATGCCACCGGGTCTGAGCTCCCAATCTATCTGCCTCTTATACCCATCTTTTTCCACACGACATTTTGATCTTTTTCTCATTCTCTACCAAATATAATGTCTGAAAATCATAAAAGGAGGGATTGGGAAATCGGAAAAGGTGTGTAGTTGTTGAGAGAAAAGGATCGGTGTGACACTGTGATGGGTTTGAGGGTTGTGTAAGCAAAGAAAAGCGAGTTCAGGACAGGGACCTCTCTATGCAGACACCACAGCTAGCGGTTGGTCGGTACAACTCAAAAGTTGGTAAAGAGAGAAAGACTACAGATCGAACTTGCACTCGTGCAACTAGGTGAGCTAAATTTATGGGCTTTATCAAAGACCTTACGTAACGGGTTTGGGCTTGGCATATCAAATTTAATTACGGGCTCTGAGTCGGGGTGGTTTCATGTTGGTTTTGCATCATCGACAAATTTGTCAAACTAGAGAAGGGATGGGTTTCTCTTTAAACCCTAGGT from Fragaria vesca subsp. vesca linkage group LG3, FraVesHawaii_1.0, whole genome shotgun sequence harbors:
- the LOC101311739 gene encoding BAG family molecular chaperone regulator 4-like, translating into MRKRSKCRVEKDGYKRQIDWELRPGGMLVQKRDIADASSGPMIKIKVSHDSYYHDVTVHSRSTFGDLKRVLANETGLEPKAQRLLYRGKEKDDVECLHIAGVKDMSKIMLLEDPASKEKKLEEMNKNQGILKAYEEVAKVRAQVDKLSQKIVDMETTLCNGTKVADKEIVVLTELLMAELLKLDSIEADGEAKVQRRVEVRRVQSLVDTLDNLKARNSNPFSKSSNAVSVTTKWQSFELGVGSLHAPTSMKSSTKITQDWELFD